The proteins below come from a single Malus domestica chromosome 03, GDT2T_hap1 genomic window:
- the LOC103411691 gene encoding F-box/LRR-repeat protein At4g14103-like isoform X1 — MCSKSNSQAKGKDRISELPDAVLCHILSFIPTKYSVRTSILSTRWKSIYGSVPNLDFEFEQMSTTWKEEYMSNYVGFLMFVDRVLSLRDSLDIQKFRLHCYCRVEDFSRIVGWICTAIRHNVVELDLCVYSDNIVCPTFELPQCVFMCKTLVVLKVKSNCITYAPPTSSSFPSLKFLDVKVDYPEDDSVEKLFTCCPVLEDLSIDATIRDALILSFKVSAPELKRLRMTFFSDMIVGKDFLYDISINAPKLENLDIKHDNLSVYLFENLNSLVKGRVDLYYHYGQYWDDEVSERATVLREAFSNVKCLSISAHFVEEGCLPAFDHLTELKLVLYDCYHWDLLTELLEKSPNLESLVIEHKKDEECVKNYDETESYSKDVLYSENRWSTPPICLISHLKTITVRGFEGYPHVKKVAKYLLNNGKVLTKMTVYNDELYKELMLERGSRSCWVELV; from the exons ATGTGTTCAAAGTCGAATTCTCAAGCAAAGGGTAAAGATAGGATTAGTGAATTGCCGGATGCAGTTCTTTGTCAcatactctccttcattccAACAAAATATTCCGTGAGGACCAGCATTCTGTCCACAAGATGGAAGAGTATATATGGTTCTGTCCCCAATCTAGACttcgaatttgaacaaatgtCTACTACTTGGAAGGAAGAATATATGTCGAACTATGTTGGTTTTTTGATGTTTGTAGATAGGGTACTTTCACTTCGTGACTCGTTGGATATCCAAAAGTTTCGACTTCATTGTTACTGTCGTGTTGAAGATTTCTCTCGTATTGTAGGTTGGATTTGCACTGCCATCAGGCATAATGTTGTTGAACTTGATCTTTGTGTTTATAGTGATAATATAGTTTGTCCGACTTTCGAGTTGCCTCAATGCGTTTTCATGTGCAAAACACTGGTGGTTCTCAAGGTGAAGTCAAATTGTATTACCTATGCTCCTCCTACGTCAAGCAGTTTCCCAAGCCTCAAGTTCCTTGATGTCAAAGTTGATTATCCTGAAGACGACTCAGTGGAGAAGCTTTTCACATGCTGCCCTGTTCTTGAAGATTTGTCTATAGATGCAACTATTAGAGATGCattaattttgagttttaaggtcTCTGCGCCTGAACTGAAGAGATTAAGAATGACCTTCTTCAGTGATATGATTGTTGGTAAAGATTTTTTGTACGATATTTCTATTAACGCcccaaagcttgaaaacctTGACATCAAGCATGATAATTTGTCTgtttatttgtttgagaatttaaACTCCCTCGTCAAAGGCAGGGTTGATCTCTATTACCATTATGGGCAATACTGGGATGATGAGGTTTCAGAAAGAGCAACTGTGCTTCGTGAGGCATTTTCCAATGTTAAATGTCTGTCTATTTCAGCTCATTTTGTGGAG GAGGGTTGTCTGCCTGCTTTCGATCATTTGACCGAATTGAAGTTGGTTCTTTATGATTGCTATCACTGGGATCTGCTAACAGAGTTGCTCGAGAAATCACCTAATTTGGAATCTCTTGTAATCGAACATAAAAAA GACGAGGAATGTGTTAAGAATTATGACGAGACTGAAAGTTATTCGAAAGATGTCTTATACTCGGAGAATCGATGGAGTACACCACCTATTTGTCTGATATCACACCTCAAAACCATCACTGTAAGGGGATTCGAGGGATACCCACATGTGAAGAAAGTGGCCAAGTATTTGTTAAACAACGGTAAAGTTTTGACTAAGATGACTGTCTATAACGATGAGTTATACAAAGAACTAATGCTTGAGAGGGGTTCTAGGAGTTGTTGGGTTGAACTTGTGTAA
- the LOC103411691 gene encoding F-box/LRR-repeat protein At4g14103-like isoform X2, with amino-acid sequence MCSKSNSQAKGKDRISELPDAVLCHILSFIPTKYSVRTSILSTRWKSIYGSVPNLDFEFEQMSTTWKEEYMSNYVGFLMFVDRVLSLRDSLDIQKFRLHCYCRVEDFSRIVGWICTAIRHNVVELDLCVYSDNIVCPTFELPQCVFMCKTLVVLKVKSNCITYAPPTSSSFPSLKFLDVKVDYPEDDSVEKLFTCCPVLEDLSIDATIRDALILSFKVSAPELKRLRMTFFSDMIVGRVDLYYHYGQYWDDEVSERATVLREAFSNVKCLSISAHFVEEGCLPAFDHLTELKLVLYDCYHWDLLTELLEKSPNLESLVIEHKKDEECVKNYDETESYSKDVLYSENRWSTPPICLISHLKTITVRGFEGYPHVKKVAKYLLNNGKVLTKMTVYNDELYKELMLERGSRSCWVELV; translated from the exons ATGTGTTCAAAGTCGAATTCTCAAGCAAAGGGTAAAGATAGGATTAGTGAATTGCCGGATGCAGTTCTTTGTCAcatactctccttcattccAACAAAATATTCCGTGAGGACCAGCATTCTGTCCACAAGATGGAAGAGTATATATGGTTCTGTCCCCAATCTAGACttcgaatttgaacaaatgtCTACTACTTGGAAGGAAGAATATATGTCGAACTATGTTGGTTTTTTGATGTTTGTAGATAGGGTACTTTCACTTCGTGACTCGTTGGATATCCAAAAGTTTCGACTTCATTGTTACTGTCGTGTTGAAGATTTCTCTCGTATTGTAGGTTGGATTTGCACTGCCATCAGGCATAATGTTGTTGAACTTGATCTTTGTGTTTATAGTGATAATATAGTTTGTCCGACTTTCGAGTTGCCTCAATGCGTTTTCATGTGCAAAACACTGGTGGTTCTCAAGGTGAAGTCAAATTGTATTACCTATGCTCCTCCTACGTCAAGCAGTTTCCCAAGCCTCAAGTTCCTTGATGTCAAAGTTGATTATCCTGAAGACGACTCAGTGGAGAAGCTTTTCACATGCTGCCCTGTTCTTGAAGATTTGTCTATAGATGCAACTATTAGAGATGCattaattttgagttttaaggtcTCTGCGCCTGAACTGAAGAGATTAAGAATGACCTTCTTCAGTGATATGATTGTTG GCAGGGTTGATCTCTATTACCATTATGGGCAATACTGGGATGATGAGGTTTCAGAAAGAGCAACTGTGCTTCGTGAGGCATTTTCCAATGTTAAATGTCTGTCTATTTCAGCTCATTTTGTGGAG GAGGGTTGTCTGCCTGCTTTCGATCATTTGACCGAATTGAAGTTGGTTCTTTATGATTGCTATCACTGGGATCTGCTAACAGAGTTGCTCGAGAAATCACCTAATTTGGAATCTCTTGTAATCGAACATAAAAAA GACGAGGAATGTGTTAAGAATTATGACGAGACTGAAAGTTATTCGAAAGATGTCTTATACTCGGAGAATCGATGGAGTACACCACCTATTTGTCTGATATCACACCTCAAAACCATCACTGTAAGGGGATTCGAGGGATACCCACATGTGAAGAAAGTGGCCAAGTATTTGTTAAACAACGGTAAAGTTTTGACTAAGATGACTGTCTATAACGATGAGTTATACAAAGAACTAATGCTTGAGAGGGGTTCTAGGAGTTGTTGGGTTGAACTTGTGTAA
- the LOC103411691 gene encoding putative F-box/FBD/LRR-repeat protein At5g25850 isoform X3 encodes MCKTLVVLKVKSNCITYAPPTSSSFPSLKFLDVKVDYPEDDSVEKLFTCCPVLEDLSIDATIRDALILSFKVSAPELKRLRMTFFSDMIVGKDFLYDISINAPKLENLDIKHDNLSVYLFENLNSLVKGRVDLYYHYGQYWDDEVSERATVLREAFSNVKCLSISAHFVEEGCLPAFDHLTELKLVLYDCYHWDLLTELLEKSPNLESLVIEHKKDEECVKNYDETESYSKDVLYSENRWSTPPICLISHLKTITVRGFEGYPHVKKVAKYLLNNGKVLTKMTVYNDELYKELMLERGSRSCWVELV; translated from the exons ATGTGCAAAACACTGGTGGTTCTCAAGGTGAAGTCAAATTGTATTACCTATGCTCCTCCTACGTCAAGCAGTTTCCCAAGCCTCAAGTTCCTTGATGTCAAAGTTGATTATCCTGAAGACGACTCAGTGGAGAAGCTTTTCACATGCTGCCCTGTTCTTGAAGATTTGTCTATAGATGCAACTATTAGAGATGCattaattttgagttttaaggtcTCTGCGCCTGAACTGAAGAGATTAAGAATGACCTTCTTCAGTGATATGATTGTTGGTAAAGATTTTTTGTACGATATTTCTATTAACGCcccaaagcttgaaaacctTGACATCAAGCATGATAATTTGTCTgtttatttgtttgagaatttaaACTCCCTCGTCAAAGGCAGGGTTGATCTCTATTACCATTATGGGCAATACTGGGATGATGAGGTTTCAGAAAGAGCAACTGTGCTTCGTGAGGCATTTTCCAATGTTAAATGTCTGTCTATTTCAGCTCATTTTGTGGAG GAGGGTTGTCTGCCTGCTTTCGATCATTTGACCGAATTGAAGTTGGTTCTTTATGATTGCTATCACTGGGATCTGCTAACAGAGTTGCTCGAGAAATCACCTAATTTGGAATCTCTTGTAATCGAACATAAAAAA GACGAGGAATGTGTTAAGAATTATGACGAGACTGAAAGTTATTCGAAAGATGTCTTATACTCGGAGAATCGATGGAGTACACCACCTATTTGTCTGATATCACACCTCAAAACCATCACTGTAAGGGGATTCGAGGGATACCCACATGTGAAGAAAGTGGCCAAGTATTTGTTAAACAACGGTAAAGTTTTGACTAAGATGACTGTCTATAACGATGAGTTATACAAAGAACTAATGCTTGAGAGGGGTTCTAGGAGTTGTTGGGTTGAACTTGTGTAA
- the LOC103443963 gene encoding uncharacterized protein, giving the protein MSPFRTVLLLKPQNSLFISQTIHKPLSLFSIARRFFTSSHQTENQTKPRKPLDLLFKEAVELSPKRENSDSEAEDNALKKSLRDLEKEVRSLRANSNGETKAKKREPNSEGKASLYSVFTNKAAAAADGSGRKRKELTKERSNMLKDLSQDMEVVVSHLYKEGYFKDANFLFVNGDRLDFSCFNNSYGRSFLRFAVESFSRDNQLIAKWLSGSDLKKVALLGCPSLARKSVFGAKRMRKFFEIPEDKVCSKCVLKQSCKFANQNVWNGGAKNLDLRDVMNTIALYALDAVPPELVVPDEVKSSVSRLLKEVLKLSEVTL; this is encoded by the exons ATGTCTCCCTTCAGAACCGTCCTCCTCCTTAAACCCCAAAATTCTCTTTTCATTTCCCAAACAATTCACAAACCCCTCTCACTCTTCTCCATCGCTCGCAGATTCTTCACCTCCTCGCACCAAACTGagaaccaaaccaaacccagAAAGCCTCTGGACCTACTCTTCAAAGAGGCCGTCGAACTCTCCCCAAAACGCGAAAACTCTGACAGCGAAGCCGAAGACAACGCATTGAAGAAGAGCTTGAGGGATTTGGAGAAGGAGGTCAGGAGCTTGCGAGCCAATTCGAATGGCGAAACTAAAGCAAAGAAGAGAGAACCCAATTCTGAGGGTAAGGCCAGTTTATACTCGGTGTTCACGAATAAGGCGGCGGCTGCGGCGGACGGCAGCGGTAGGAAGCGCAAAGAGTTGACGAAAGAGAGGTCGAATATGTTGAAAGATTTGTCGCAGGATATGGAAGTGGTGGTGAGCCATTTGTACAAAGAAGGCTACTTTAAAGATGCCAATTTCTTGTTTGTAAATGGTGATAGGTTGGATTTTAGCTGCTTTAACAACAGTTATGGCCGTAGTTTCCTAAGGTTTGCGGTCGAAAGTTTTTCCAGAGATAACCAACTGATTGCAAA ATGGTTGTCTGGCTCAGACTTGAAAAAGGTGGCCCTCCTCGGTTGCCCTTCCCTTGCAAGAAAGAGCGTGTTTGGGGCTAAAAGAATGCgtaaattttttgaaattccAGAAGACAAG GTTTGCAGTAAATGTGTCTTGAAACAGTCGTGCAAGTTTGCAAATCAGAATGTGTGGAACGGAGGCGCCAAGAATCTGGATCTTAGAGATGTAATGAATACTATCGCATTATATGCTCTGGATGCTGTGCCTCCAGAGCTGGTTGTCCCTGACGAAGTAAAGTCTTCTGTTAGTCGACTGCTAAAGGAGGTTTTGAAGCTAAGTGAAGTTACATTGTGA
- the LOC103443962 gene encoding BES1/BZR1 homolog protein 4, whose translation MTSGTRLPTSKERENNKRRERRRRAIAAKIFAGLRMYGNYKLPKHCDNNEVLKALCDEAGWTVELDGTTYRKGCKPVERMEVMGGSTVASPSSSFHPSNCASYNPSPGSSSFPSPTSSSYVANQNADSRSLIPWLRNLSSASSSAFSSKLPNLYIHSGSISAPVTPPLSSPTARTPRMRTDWDDQSARPGWAAQKYPFLPSSTPPSPGRQIVPDPEWFAGIPIPHGPTSPTFSLVSSNPFGFKDEVSAGGGSRMWTPGQSGTCSPAIAAGSDHAADIPMSEVISDEFAFGCNTTGLVKAWEGEKIHEDSGSDDLELTLGSSRTR comes from the exons ATGACGTCGGGGACGCGATTGCCGACgtcgaaggagagagagaacaataagaggagagagaggaggcgGAGGGCCATAGCGGCGAAGATATTTGCAGGCCTGAGGATGTATGGAAACTACAAGCTCCCCAAGCACTGCGACAACAATGAGGTCCTCAAGGCTCTCTGCGACGAGGCTGGTTGGACCGTCGAATTGGACGGTACCACTTACCGCAAg GGATGCAAGCCGGTCGAACGTATGGAAGTGATGGGTGGATCCACAGTAGCTAGCCCGAGCTCGTCTTTCCACCCAAGTAATTGTGCTTCGTACAATCCCAGCCCAGGCTCTTCCTCCTTCCCAAGCCCAACATCATCTTCCTATGTTGCTAATCAAAATGCTGATAGCAGATCCCTTATCCCATGGCTCAGAAACCTCTCATCTGCATCCTCGTCAGCCTTCTCTTCCAAACTACCAAACCTCTACATCCACAGCGGCTCTATCAGTGCTCCTGTTACCCCTCCATTAAGCTCCCCAACTGCCAGGACGCCGAGAATGAGAACTGACTGGGATGACCAGTCTGCTCGCCCAGGTTGGGCTGCGCAGAAATACCCCTTCCTGCCATCTTCTACTCCACCAAGCCCTGGACGGCAGATTGTTCCTGATCCAGAATGGTTTGCTGGGATTCCGATTCCCCATGGACCAACTTCTCCAACATTCAGCCTTGTCTCTTCAAACCCATTTGGGTTTAAGGACGAGGTTTCAGCTGGTGGTGGATCCCGCATGTGGACTCCAGGGCAAAGTGGGACTTGTTCTCCTGCCATTGCAGCTGGCTCCGATCATGCTGCAGACATCCCAATGTCTGAGGTGATTTCTGATGAGTTTGCATTTGGATGCAATACAACAGGGCTGGTTAAGGCATGGGAAGGAGAGAAGATTCACGAAGACTCTGGATCCGATGATCTGGAGCTCACTCTTGGGAGCTCAAGAACAAG GTAA
- the LOC139194829 gene encoding uncharacterized protein, with amino-acid sequence MVFGCMFVRSDCHPLGRRPSACCSELALGECNWIKSREEQSQKIARRTSITDYQVSLFRLTIILLFFLKEKEPQSSVDDLITEQHDDNEKLVDDLGNDEIDDDLDENDNHEDAPIVTDQLSESIPSNIYDPQIWNSLDPKWIDLLAEKSPARDLSIEKGPKDQFNRRFNTTFYTRYLSNREKYDRDWLVYSKDVNKVFCFCCKLFKKLPLKGQLANEGYKDWTHFNVRLK; translated from the exons ATGGTGTTTGGTTGCATGTTTGTTCGATCAGATTGTCATCCATTGGGAAGAAGACCGTCGGCCTGCTGCTCAGAGCTGGCGTTGGGGGAGTGCAACTG gATAAAATCAAGAGAAGAGCAATCACAAAAAATCGCTAGACGCACAAGTATTACGGACTATCAGGTTTCATTGTTCCGACTTACTATAATTTTATT GTTCtttctaaaagaaaaagaaccacAAAGTTCAGTGGATGATTTAATTACGGAACAACATGATGACAATGAAAAATTAGTGGATGATTTGGGCAATGATGAAATTGATGATGACCTTGATGAGAATGATAACCATGAGGATGCTCCTATTGTCACTGATCAACTGAGTGAGTCCATTCCCTCAAACATTTATGATCCTCAAATTTGGAATAGTCTTGATCCCAAATGGATTGATTTGTTGGCAGAAAAAAGTCCCGCAAGAGATCTATCAATTGAGAAAGGTCCTAAAGATCAGTTTAATAGGCGTTTTAATACAACATTTTACACTCGATACTTATCCAATAGAGAGAAATATGATAGAGATTGGCTAGTCTATTCAAAGGATGTTAATAAAGTGTTCTGCttttgttgtaaattgttcaaGAAATTGCCTCTCAAAGGTCAATTAGCAAATGAGGGCTACAAAGATTGGACACATTTCAATGTGAGGCTTAAATAG
- the LOC139194830 gene encoding cell wall / vacuolar inhibitor of fructosidase 1-like, with protein MVRETVDLINELINDEPGNIPARDCRNNYNDAIQIALPQATEAFSKGDYKSVELGIVNIVANADSSETGFSGGSPFKDQSKAAHDLAYVAAAIARVLPS; from the coding sequence ATGGTACGCGAAACTGTGGACCTAATCAACGAGCTGATCAATGACGAACCGGGAAATATCCCCGCACGAGATTGCAGAAATAACTACAACGATGCGATCCAAATTGCTCTTCCTCAAGCCACGGAAGCTTTCTCTAAAGGTGACTATAAGTCAGTAGAGCTAGGCATTGTCAATATCGTCGCAAACGCAGATTCATCCGAAACAGGTTTTTCCGGTGGCAGTCCTTTCAAAGATCAAAGCAAAGCGGCCCATGATCTTGCTTATGTGGCTGCAGCAATTGCCAGAGTATTGCCCTCTTGA
- the LOC103421863 gene encoding uncharacterized protein, whose protein sequence is MSVERSFEAWEEVQRHGQDLADRLTQGFTGLIQSHITPPSFHWPNPNTSKLFDLEFPNQSFGKRDFVGLVAENPGINGVSAILDIGNRIGQAGADFGACLNGMVQQFFRTLPVPFRHDENVDLAVIRMDSDKVKQRADMILSGKEDLGPLKERLKDFRVVESDGGSDGVVDEELGGLNIRSAGLLGRPLGTVNTTTSYDTRTRKLESSFLARGDLWRVEASSGSSTSRNDNSSLFLVQLGPVLFVRDATLLLPVHLSKQHLLWYGYDKKNGMHSLCPAVWSKHRRWLLMSMVCLKPLACSFVDLQFPNGQFTYISGEGLSTSAFLPLCGGLLQAQGQYPGEMRFSFSRKNKWGTRITPVIQWPDKSFTLGLSQALAWQRSGLMVRPTIQFSLCPTFGGSNPGLRAELIHSVKEQLNLICGCAFTAHPSAFASVSVGRSKWNGNVGDSGIVLRVDTPLSNVGRPYFSIQLNNVLEF, encoded by the exons ATGTCGGTCGAGAGGTCCTTCGAAGCTTGGGAGGAGGTGCAGCGCCATGGGCAGGACTTGGCGGATCGCCTCACGCAGGGATTCACGGGTTTGATTCAGTCTCATATCACTCCACCGTCGTTTCATTGGCCAAACCCTAACACATCGAAGCTCTTCGACCTTGAATTCCCGAACCAGAGTTTTGGTAAGAGGGATTTTGTTGGGTTGGTGGCTGAGAACCCGGGCATTAATGGGGTTTCGGCGATTCTGGATATTGGTAACAGGATTGGGCAAGCAGGGGCGGATTTTGGTGCGTGCTTGAATGGGATGGTTCAGCAGTTCTTTAGGACCTTACCTGTACCATTTAGGCACGATGAGAATGTTGATTTGGCGGTAATTCGGATGGATTCAGATAAGGTTAAGCAGAGAGCCGATATGATTTTGAGTGGTAAGGAAGATTTGGGGCCACTGAAGGAACGGTTGAAGGATTTCAGGGTTGTGGAGAGTGACGGTGGCTCTGATGGTGTGGTGGATGAAGAACTTGGTGGCTTGAATATAAGGTCCGCTGGTCTTCTGGGTAGACCGCTG GGGACTGTAAATACCACCACAAGTTATGATACTAGAACCCGTAAGCTGGAAAGTTCTTTCCTTGCAAGGGGAGACTTATGGAGAGTAGAGGCTTCTAGTGGCAGTTCCACATCTAGAAATGACAATTCATCACTTTTCCTTGTCCAGCTTGGGCCGGTACTCTTTGTTCGTGATgcaactcttcttcttcctgtGCATTTGTCAAAGCAACACCTACTTTGGTATGGCTATGATAAGAAG AATGGGATGCATTCTCTTTGTCCGGCTGTGTGGTCAAAACACAGAAGGTGGCTCTTAATGTCAATGGTCTGCCTGAAACCTTTAGCCTGT TCATTTGTTGATTTACAGTTTCCAAACGGGCAATTTACATATATATCTGGTGAAGGACTTAGTACAAGTGCTTTCTTACCTCTTTGTGGTGGCCTTCTACAAGCTCAAGGTCAATATCCTGGAGAAATGAGATTCAGTTTCTCTCGCAAG AATAAGTGGGGAACACGCATCACACCTGTGATACAATGGCCAGACAAGTCTTTTACACTGGGTCTTTCACAAGCCTTGGCTTGGCAGCGATCTGGTCTCATGGTGAGGCCTACAATACAGTTCAG TTTATGTCCCACTTTTGGCGGAAGCAATCCTGGTTTGCGGGCAGAGCTCATTCACTCAGTGAAGGAACAGCTGAATCTGATATGTGGTTGTGCATTCACAGCACATCCTTCTGCTTTTGCTTCAGTGTCG GTCGGCAGATCCAAGTGGAATGGAAATGTCGGGGACTCGGGGATCGTATTAAGAGTGGATACTCCTCTTTCCAATGTTGGTCGACCTTACTTCTCGATTCAGTTAAATAATGTTCTCGAATTTTGA